Proteins from a genomic interval of Candidatus Kapaibacterium sp.:
- a CDS encoding methyl-accepting chemotaxis protein — MLEKRSIAYKTSFFILSALSVIFFIIFGANYFLSRDSAISSVREKAELITNKTLTEIDINLKNVEKIAQTSAVFISSQKLDSAAICDFLRSVVESNDEIYGSTISLEPYLVDTSLKYFAPYYYRNAENVLYGDLSDTSYNYLIWDWYKIPKDKGVPLWSEPYFDEGGGDIFMSTYSLPIFKKIGEYERFSGVVTCDIALEALKDYVSTINVYKSGYAFLISKTGKIIAHPFANYERDTSISHMAERTNNPGLNMVGKKMTGGTAEFLEYYSPFAQTDGFLYYAPLPTSGWALGLFFPRDEIMEEVNSRSILILLIGLAGFIILFIIIILISKNISKPISKAVELGEFLAAGDFQEAQSLIENMRSEYEKKGIMTNNDSFLNSKNEVVRLVRTALIMTSNLSSLIGKVQQSSLEVRSAVNEINASARDLETSATEQAASSHEVTASSTEIASISNKLVKTMDAISSRIQASVQNTQDGKVKLDEMERHVSGFVNSTKLFYDKFSIVEDKAKKISGIVTTINKISDQTGLLALNAAIEAERAGEYGKGFSIVAREISRLSDLTKIAAKDIAYMVKEMQNSVKTGIGEITKFTDNVNLTITEVIDISRHLSSIIDEVQEMEPEFRVVNSGMKNQNSAANQINQAMKQLNITIDQTKNSLTEFQKATNQLVQSMHELSEEISLFKLKS, encoded by the coding sequence ATGCTCGAAAAACGAAGTATTGCATACAAAACATCATTCTTTATCCTATCAGCTTTGTCTGTGATTTTTTTCATCATATTCGGAGCAAACTACTTCCTATCGCGAGATTCAGCTATTTCGTCAGTTCGCGAAAAGGCAGAATTGATAACTAACAAAACATTGACCGAAATAGATATAAACCTTAAAAATGTAGAGAAGATTGCCCAAACCTCAGCCGTATTCATCTCATCGCAAAAGTTAGATTCAGCTGCAATATGTGATTTTTTGCGTTCAGTAGTCGAATCAAATGATGAAATTTATGGCTCGACAATTTCGCTCGAACCCTATTTGGTTGATACTTCGCTTAAATATTTTGCTCCATATTACTACAGAAACGCCGAGAATGTGCTTTATGGCGACCTTTCCGATACATCGTACAACTATTTGATTTGGGATTGGTACAAAATTCCGAAAGATAAAGGTGTCCCTTTATGGAGCGAACCCTACTTTGATGAGGGCGGTGGAGACATTTTCATGTCAACATATTCATTGCCGATATTTAAAAAGATTGGCGAATACGAACGCTTTTCGGGTGTTGTTACATGCGATATCGCTTTGGAAGCACTGAAAGATTATGTTTCGACAATCAATGTTTACAAATCAGGTTACGCTTTTTTAATTTCAAAAACAGGCAAAATCATTGCACACCCTTTCGCAAATTACGAGCGTGACACATCTATATCTCATATGGCAGAGAGGACAAACAATCCGGGTTTGAATATGGTCGGTAAAAAAATGACAGGCGGCACAGCGGAATTTTTGGAATATTACAGCCCCTTTGCCCAAACAGACGGCTTTCTTTACTATGCTCCATTGCCAACAAGTGGATGGGCTCTTGGTTTGTTTTTTCCTCGGGATGAAATTATGGAAGAAGTAAACTCTCGGAGCATTTTGATTTTGCTAATCGGATTAGCCGGATTTATTATCCTATTCATTATCATTATTCTAATCTCAAAAAATATTTCAAAGCCTATATCAAAAGCTGTTGAGCTTGGGGAATTTCTTGCAGCCGGAGATTTCCAAGAAGCTCAATCATTGATTGAAAATATGAGAAGCGAGTACGAAAAGAAAGGGATAATGACAAATAATGATTCATTTCTGAACTCCAAAAACGAAGTCGTACGCTTAGTTCGGACAGCATTGATTATGACATCCAATCTCAGTTCGCTGATTGGAAAGGTGCAACAATCATCGCTCGAAGTCCGAAGTGCAGTCAATGAAATCAATGCTTCGGCAAGAGATTTGGAAACAAGTGCTACCGAGCAAGCTGCTTCATCGCATGAAGTAACGGCGTCAAGCACTGAGATTGCATCTATATCGAATAAACTTGTCAAAACGATGGATGCAATTAGCAGCAGAATACAAGCTTCAGTTCAAAACACTCAAGACGGTAAAGTAAAACTCGACGAAATGGAGAGACATGTTTCGGGATTTGTGAACTCGACAAAGCTATTTTATGATAAATTTTCGATAGTGGAAGACAAAGCAAAGAAAATCTCGGGAATCGTCACAACTATAAACAAAATTTCCGACCAAACGGGATTGCTTGCACTCAATGCAGCTATCGAAGCAGAACGAGCCGGTGAATACGGCAAAGGCTTTTCGATTGTTGCGAGAGAAATAAGCAGATTGTCTGACCTGACCAAAATTGCAGCTAAAGATATTGCTTATATGGTCAAGGAAATGCAAAATTCTGTCAAAACCGGAATAGGCGAAATTACAAAATTTACCGACAATGTGAATTTGACAATTACAGAAGTGATTGACATAAGCCGCCATCTTAGTTCTATAATTGACGAAGTGCAAGAGATGGAACCTGAGTTCAGGGTGGTTAATTCGGGGATGAAGAACCAAAATTCGGCAGCAAACCAAATTAATCAAGCTATGAAACAGTTGAATATCACAATTGACCAAACTAAAAATTCATTGACTGAATTTCAAAAGGCTACAAATCAGTTAGTTCAATCAATGCACGAACTTTCTGAAGAGATTTCCTTATTCAAATTGAAAAGTTAG
- a CDS encoding NUDIX domain-containing protein translates to MEEPKIYAAGILLFSLEPKLRFLLLRHRTRWDLPKGHMEHSESLKECAFREFYEETGIYPDLIRLIDGFQYQTQYYTKTRKFQSKPILKELNIFLGLIDHTPDIKLTEHSHFEWIDWAPPHKIQLETIDPLLAEVEKFWKSYI, encoded by the coding sequence TTGGAAGAACCAAAAATTTACGCCGCCGGAATTTTATTATTTTCGTTAGAACCGAAACTTCGGTTTTTGTTATTGCGGCATCGCACACGCTGGGATTTGCCTAAGGGACATATGGAACATAGCGAATCGCTGAAAGAGTGTGCATTTAGAGAATTTTACGAGGAGACCGGCATTTACCCTGATTTGATTAGACTTATAGATGGTTTTCAGTACCAAACTCAGTATTATACCAAAACGCGAAAATTTCAGTCGAAACCGATACTCAAGGAATTAAATATTTTTCTTGGGCTGATTGACCATACGCCGGATATCAAGTTGACCGAGCACAGCCATTTTGAATGGATAGATTGGGCTCCACCGCATAAAATTCAGTTAGAAACTATTGACCCCTTGCTCGCAGAAGTAGAAAAATTCTGGAAATCATACATTTAG
- a CDS encoding serine protein kinase PrkA, translating to METFVEIQSKAKRLEALINLSNNIMEKEKRMPIPFNDFLYLSSKNPELVFRNIYQLFHDMVHHYVPDGKDDFTRDTEHIGFIDYDTSKLLAHECDDPFFSDRLFANRFMNLINDFRKGSNTNRIYIFEGPPGSGKSTFLNNLLHKFEEYTKKPEGVSYKTYWRLDIEQLGGFQSKEMQKYRIEEEKHKEKKEAANTSILNFPEKYLEFSCPNHDHPILQIPKPFRRQFLDELIPEGDFKLKMFNNREYEWIFKDVPCSICSSISKTLMDRLGDPLAVFSMMNARKNYYNRQLGEGISVFNPGDPLCRENLSKPSLQYMINDLLKNDEVNYAFSYLAKTNNGVLALMDIKEHNVERLKAYHGIISDGVHKVDLTEEYIRTLFIGLVNPEDKIHYVDIKSFQDRIINVNIPYVLDYNTEVAIYTEKFNESILHSFLPGILSNFAKIIIATRLENDAPALKKWINKPDKYSKYLDKNLLLLKMEIYNGKIPEWLSEDDIKRFNKAMRKDVLAQSEMEGRKGISGRRSLWVFNEFYSMHRNSKRLITMDDVKKYFENKKEDADVDVPDDFIEKLIDLYDYDVLQQVKEAIYFFNKKHISDDIANYLFAINFEIGDTKRNETTGDVIVVTEEYLETFEARILGKSATPTTQKALRRDTFNEYVSDTLSQEIRLEGKTVFETKLFKALFEKYTRNLKENALAPYAKNENFRRAILDYGSSQFQTYDERLKRDVNYMIENLQSKFGYSEIGATQVSIYVLDKDLPNKY from the coding sequence ATGGAAACATTTGTCGAGATTCAATCCAAAGCTAAAAGACTCGAAGCTCTAATAAATTTGAGCAACAACATAATGGAAAAGGAAAAAAGAATGCCGATTCCCTTTAACGATTTTTTGTATTTATCATCGAAAAATCCCGAATTAGTGTTCCGAAATATATATCAACTATTTCATGACATGGTGCATCATTACGTTCCGGACGGGAAGGATGATTTTACTCGTGACACCGAGCATATTGGATTTATTGATTATGATACATCTAAATTGTTAGCACATGAATGCGACGACCCTTTTTTCTCGGATAGATTATTTGCAAATCGCTTCATGAATCTTATCAATGACTTTCGCAAAGGCTCCAATACAAATCGAATATATATATTCGAGGGACCTCCCGGAAGCGGCAAAAGCACTTTTTTGAATAATTTACTCCACAAGTTTGAAGAATATACCAAGAAACCCGAAGGCGTATCTTACAAAACTTATTGGAGGCTCGATATCGAACAACTCGGTGGATTCCAATCTAAAGAAATGCAAAAGTATAGGATAGAAGAGGAAAAGCATAAAGAAAAGAAGGAAGCCGCAAATACATCAATATTAAATTTTCCCGAAAAATATCTCGAATTTTCATGTCCGAATCATGACCATCCGATATTGCAAATTCCAAAGCCATTCCGGAGGCAATTCCTTGATGAACTAATACCCGAAGGGGATTTCAAACTGAAAATGTTCAATAATAGGGAATATGAATGGATTTTCAAAGATGTACCTTGTTCAATTTGTAGTTCAATCTCCAAAACACTAATGGACAGGCTTGGCGACCCACTTGCAGTCTTCAGCATGATGAATGCTCGCAAAAATTATTATAATCGTCAATTGGGCGAAGGCATCAGTGTTTTCAATCCCGGCGACCCGCTTTGCAGGGAGAATTTATCCAAACCATCATTGCAATATATGATAAATGACTTGCTCAAAAATGACGAAGTCAACTACGCATTTTCATATTTAGCAAAGACCAACAACGGCGTTTTAGCTTTGATGGATATTAAGGAACATAACGTTGAACGATTGAAAGCTTACCATGGAATTATAAGCGACGGTGTTCACAAAGTAGATTTGACCGAAGAATATATCAGGACTCTATTTATCGGATTGGTTAATCCGGAAGATAAAATTCATTATGTTGATATAAAATCATTCCAGGACAGAATCATCAATGTCAACATTCCTTATGTGCTTGATTACAACACCGAAGTTGCAATTTATACCGAAAAATTCAACGAATCAATTTTGCATAGTTTTTTGCCGGGAATTTTGTCGAATTTTGCAAAAATTATCATCGCAACACGTTTAGAAAATGATGCACCCGCATTGAAAAAATGGATAAATAAGCCCGATAAATATTCGAAATATCTCGATAAAAACCTTTTATTGCTAAAGATGGAAATCTATAACGGTAAAATTCCTGAATGGCTCAGCGAAGACGATATAAAAAGATTCAATAAAGCGATGCGGAAGGATGTATTGGCGCAATCGGAAATGGAAGGCAGAAAAGGGATTTCCGGCAGACGTTCACTGTGGGTCTTCAACGAATTTTACTCAATGCATCGCAATTCCAAAAGATTGATTACAATGGATGATGTTAAGAAATATTTCGAGAATAAAAAAGAGGACGCCGACGTTGATGTACCCGATGATTTCATCGAAAAGCTGATTGATTTGTACGATTACGATGTATTGCAGCAAGTCAAAGAAGCAATTTATTTCTTCAACAAAAAGCACATTTCCGATGATATTGCCAATTACCTATTTGCAATTAACTTCGAAATTGGCGACACAAAGAGGAACGAAACCACGGGTGACGTAATTGTTGTAACTGAGGAATATCTTGAGACTTTTGAAGCGAGAATTTTAGGCAAATCAGCCACTCCAACTACTCAAAAAGCTCTACGACGCGACACATTCAACGAATATGTTTCCGATACACTGTCCCAAGAAATTCGTTTGGAAGGGAAGACGGTGTTTGAAACCAAGCTGTTCAAAGCCCTTTTCGAAAAATATACCCGAAATTTGAAAGAAAATGCACTCGCTCCATATGCAAAGAATGAAAATTTCCGTCGTGCAATTTTGGATTACGGGTCAAGCCAATTCCAAACTTATGACGAACGACTGAAACGTGACGTTAATTATATGATAGAAAACCTTCAATCGAAGTTCGGCTATAGCGAGATTGGTGCCACACAGGTCAGCATCTATGTTTTAGACAAAGATTTGCCGAATAAGTATTGA
- a CDS encoding ABC transporter ATP-binding protein/permease, producing the protein MKNNLKDNTNTQKKTGSFSNLLRIAKYVIPFKWLMVLQIVLNTIFSFLNTVSVTLILPILEVIFSDGKVKTETAESTNPLNNITDSFFDFMYSLIGLRDDSGDVLYKISALIIVVFALKNIFKYVAGIVSTKLEEGIIKSIRDKVFAKLTDLSVDFFSINRQGNLISILTNDVQVINSSTLNSITVFLREIIQVLLFMLLLLSISPILTLIAFSTSIISFFLVRGAMKFLRRYAGRMQAAMGEYTSTLSETITGIRVIKAYNAEDTANEKFTTETGKYVQSSVKHRKIIELIPTSNEFFAILALCVVLFVGGGEVLNGQMEPEKLMLFLFALFSIMSPVATIVNSISRFQHGLVAAERVFSVLDYEPKVMPGTEKISDFNAQIEIKDLVFSYDNSPVIDGVSLVLPKSRKIAFVGSSGSGKSTMLDLVIRFYDPNSGKIEIDGQDIKMLDTKSYRSLFGIVGQENMLFNDTIRNNIKYGFKSATEEQIISAAKKSNAYDFIMNTKNGFDTVVGDRGVTLSGGERQRIAIARALIRGPQILIFDEATSALDAESEKIVQAAINKSLADKTAIIVAHRLATIIDCDMIYVFDKGKIAESGTHKELIAHSGVYKMLYDLQFSQATLNV; encoded by the coding sequence ATGAAAAATAATTTGAAAGATAATACAAATACTCAGAAGAAAACGGGTTCATTCAGTAATTTGCTCCGAATCGCAAAGTACGTAATCCCCTTTAAGTGGCTGATGGTGCTGCAAATTGTACTGAACACAATCTTCTCGTTTCTAAATACTGTCTCGGTAACTTTGATACTGCCGATTCTCGAAGTGATTTTTTCGGATGGGAAAGTCAAAACCGAGACTGCTGAAAGCACTAATCCATTGAATAATATCACTGACTCATTTTTTGATTTCATGTACAGCCTGATTGGGCTGCGAGATGACAGCGGGGATGTACTCTATAAAATTAGTGCTTTGATAATCGTTGTATTTGCTCTGAAAAATATTTTCAAGTATGTGGCAGGAATTGTCTCAACCAAGTTGGAAGAAGGTATAATCAAATCCATTCGCGATAAAGTCTTTGCCAAGTTGACGGATTTATCGGTTGACTTTTTTTCCATCAATCGACAAGGCAATCTAATCTCCATACTCACAAACGATGTTCAGGTAATCAATTCTTCAACCCTAAATTCCATTACAGTTTTTCTCCGTGAAATTATCCAAGTTTTGCTGTTCATGTTGTTACTGCTGTCTATTTCGCCAATACTTACGCTAATTGCCTTCAGTACGAGTATTATCAGCTTTTTCTTAGTCAGAGGAGCAATGAAGTTTCTCCGTCGTTACGCTGGCAGAATGCAAGCAGCAATGGGCGAATACACTTCGACTTTATCGGAAACCATTACCGGAATTCGCGTTATCAAAGCCTACAATGCCGAAGATACCGCAAATGAAAAATTCACTACAGAAACCGGAAAGTATGTACAGTCATCAGTCAAACACCGCAAAATTATCGAATTGATACCAACTTCGAATGAATTTTTCGCTATTCTTGCTTTGTGTGTTGTGCTATTCGTAGGTGGTGGCGAAGTGTTAAACGGGCAAATGGAACCCGAGAAATTGATGCTCTTTTTATTCGCTTTGTTTTCAATTATGTCGCCCGTTGCCACTATTGTGAACTCAATTTCGAGATTCCAACATGGTCTGGTTGCCGCAGAAAGAGTATTCAGCGTGCTTGATTATGAGCCAAAAGTGATGCCCGGAACTGAGAAAATAAGCGATTTCAATGCTCAAATCGAAATAAAAGACCTTGTATTTTCATACGATAATTCACCTGTGATTGATGGCGTATCATTGGTGCTTCCAAAGTCTCGGAAAATAGCTTTTGTCGGTTCGAGCGGAAGCGGCAAATCAACGATGCTGGATTTGGTAATCAGATTCTATGACCCAAACAGTGGCAAGATTGAAATTGACGGGCAGGACATCAAAATGCTCGATACCAAATCTTATCGCTCCCTATTTGGCATTGTAGGGCAGGAAAACATGCTTTTCAACGATACTATCCGAAACAATATCAAATATGGATTCAAATCAGCAACTGAAGAGCAAATAATCAGTGCAGCTAAAAAATCCAACGCCTATGATTTCATTATGAATACAAAAAATGGCTTCGATACTGTTGTGGGCGACCGAGGAGTTACGCTATCAGGTGGCGAAAGGCAACGCATTGCTATTGCACGGGCGCTAATTCGCGGACCTCAGATACTAATTTTCGATGAAGCAACTTCAGCTCTCGATGCCGAATCCGAAAAAATTGTCCAAGCTGCAATCAACAAATCGCTTGCCGACAAAACTGCAATAATCGTAGCTCACCGATTGGCTACAATTATTGATTGCGATATGATTTACGTGTTCGACAAAGGCAAAATCGCTGAAAGTGGAACTCATAAGGAGCTTATTGCACATTCAGGTGTTTATAAAATGCTGTATGACTTGCAATTTTCCCAAGCGACGCTAAATGTATGA
- a CDS encoding nucleotidyltransferase domain-containing protein → MLTQELAIEKVKSFVRELIENGVHIERIYLYGSYSKNCQTKDSDIDLALVSGEFTGFGFEDRKLLSSVGIKKDYLDIETKTFSTESFTNGNPFYEEIIATGIEIVVN, encoded by the coding sequence ATGCTTACACAAGAACTTGCAATAGAAAAGGTAAAATCCTTCGTAAGAGAACTTATCGAAAATGGAGTTCATATCGAAAGAATCTATCTTTACGGTTCATATTCGAAGAACTGCCAAACAAAAGATTCAGACATAGATTTAGCCTTAGTATCGGGTGAATTTACAGGATTCGGATTTGAAGACAGAAAATTGTTATCCTCAGTCGGTATTAAGAAAGATTATCTTGATATTGAAACCAAGACATTTTCAACAGAGTCATTTACCAATGGTAATCCTTTCTATGAGGAAATAATTGCTACAGGAATTGAAATCGTTGTCAATTGA
- the apaG gene encoding Co2+/Mg2+ efflux protein ApaG: MNTKNQKITNEILVEVVTEYISPDRVQGDSRNFFAYTVTLTNLGKKQVQLLSRHWIIINADGNRDEVRGDGVVGFTPKLFPGQTFTYTSNCPMDTEWGTMEGEYTFITDEGVFFQVEIPRFYLVIPALLSNQ; the protein is encoded by the coding sequence ATGAATACAAAAAATCAAAAAATTACAAATGAGATTTTAGTGGAAGTGGTAACCGAATACATATCACCTGATAGGGTGCAAGGTGATTCGCGGAATTTCTTTGCATATACTGTTACTTTGACTAATTTGGGGAAAAAGCAAGTGCAATTATTATCTCGTCATTGGATAATAATTAATGCTGACGGCAATCGCGATGAAGTCAGAGGCGATGGAGTTGTTGGGTTTACCCCGAAATTATTCCCCGGGCAAACATTTACTTACACAAGCAATTGCCCGATGGATACAGAGTGGGGCACTATGGAAGGCGAATATACTTTCATCACAGACGAAGGCGTCTTTTTTCAGGTAGAAATTCCCCGATTTTACTTAGTAATTCCCGCATTATTAAGCAATCAATAA
- a CDS encoding DUF444 family protein, translating into MKKESENTKIFDNSATNSDDYIEWEKKIGGSHEIVIQSEDAKPNNLFSESVGLKPDSSSYNMTLQTLDELLTRDDQRDKDGFPRRIKLGKLVKPGKKKQQVIIVPTTTEPKFYHDDSITTEEETTGGTGDGEEGEVIGEESAEGQPGEGEGQGAGKGGGDGHDVISDAFDLGRILTEKFQLPNLKVKGKKRSFTKYTYDLTDKNKRFGQILDKMATLKNVIKTNILLGNIDPDKEFSPDKLMLNPNDEIYRILSAEKDFETQAIVFFLRDYSGSMQGKPTEVVTTQHLLIYSWLMYQYNENVETRFILHDQAAKEVPDFYTYHNSSVAGGTNVFPAFELVNQIIEKEQLVRDYNIYVFYGTDGDDWDADGKLTITELQKMANTTNRVGITVARNSWGGASTTTVEKYLESSGLLKQHPEIFKMDGFSATDADENRIMDGIKKLVEQGVTH; encoded by the coding sequence ATGAAAAAAGAATCTGAAAACACGAAAATTTTCGATAATTCTGCTACAAACAGCGATGATTATATCGAATGGGAAAAAAAGATTGGTGGAAGCCATGAAATCGTAATCCAATCTGAGGATGCGAAGCCTAACAATTTATTTTCCGAATCAGTAGGGCTGAAGCCTGATTCGTCGAGTTATAATATGACTTTGCAAACTTTGGACGAACTTTTAACTCGTGATGACCAACGCGACAAAGATGGTTTTCCGCGAAGAATCAAGTTGGGTAAATTAGTCAAACCCGGCAAAAAAAAGCAACAAGTCATCATTGTCCCGACAACAACAGAGCCAAAATTTTACCATGACGATTCGATTACAACCGAAGAGGAAACCACAGGTGGCACCGGCGATGGGGAAGAAGGCGAAGTAATTGGCGAAGAATCTGCCGAAGGACAACCAGGCGAAGGCGAAGGTCAAGGCGCCGGCAAAGGTGGAGGAGACGGGCATGATGTCATTTCTGATGCTTTCGATTTAGGGAGGATTTTGACCGAGAAATTCCAACTACCAAACTTGAAAGTAAAAGGCAAAAAGAGGTCATTTACAAAATACACATATGATTTGACTGATAAAAACAAGCGTTTCGGGCAAATTCTCGACAAAATGGCAACATTGAAAAATGTGATTAAAACCAATATTTTGCTCGGGAATATAGACCCCGACAAAGAATTTTCACCTGATAAATTGATGTTGAATCCTAATGATGAAATTTATAGAATTCTTTCGGCTGAGAAAGACTTCGAAACTCAAGCAATTGTATTCTTTTTGCGAGATTATTCCGGTTCGATGCAAGGAAAACCTACTGAAGTAGTGACTACACAGCATTTGCTGATTTATAGTTGGCTGATGTACCAATATAACGAAAATGTCGAAACACGATTCATTTTGCATGACCAAGCTGCAAAGGAAGTTCCTGATTTTTATACTTATCACAATTCTTCAGTTGCGGGTGGAACGAATGTTTTTCCTGCATTTGAGCTCGTAAATCAAATTATCGAAAAGGAACAATTAGTTCGCGATTACAACATTTACGTCTTTTACGGCACTGATGGCGATGATTGGGATGCCGACGGCAAACTAACAATTACAGAACTGCAAAAAATGGCTAATACCACAAATCGTGTTGGTATTACTGTAGCGCGAAATTCTTGGGGTGGTGCATCAACAACGACGGTTGAAAAATATCTCGAATCGTCCGGTTTGTTGAAACAGCACCCCGAGATATTTAAGATGGATGGTTTCTCGGCTACAGATGCAGACGAAAATCGAATCATGGATGGAATTAAGAAATTAGTCGAGCAAGGAGTAACACACTAA
- a CDS encoding SpoVR family protein, whose protein sequence is MKLIDQDTKKIMEECKSRAQDAGLNFQSETLEYIVTNQDLIELSPKGMIPTLYDYWVNDVEVLKGKGQYKLYPHNPYETVINSRPAISYYNDNNPDWLNIMIFYHVLGHVDFFQNNIFFEHTWNDDFVGQALAEKRLIATLRSSHGRWVDYIIEFCRGIDNLSGYFTDLSQQNFPANMELSSKLNYYFEDFLQSEVKVTSGEVYSEVKRYNDIFDKNPDLAESLFFSGIKSKYPEFDSKYEKSQKVDKVKPTDILEFIRDNSPYLNRDENEWMKAIMNIVRSTSVYFAPQIRTKTINEGWASYWHDELFIKDDRIKGHESEYAVINSKVTSISRIGYNPYAIGLRLFQHIEQSANRGKLNYNYQLIKDYEKRENYDRQTNSGKRVLFDIRKNFTDFMLINTFVDQEFVDEYDLFVVGKRMNKSRGTYEYYVKSRKATDYKQMLIDNMYHPPIISVDVAKSNDKTLYLKHAFEGKQLYKPYISDTLLGIEYLWTGGMYEGTVILETTDIYKKTEDTDSEDKFEFRPVVYTMKNKKLSKRNL, encoded by the coding sequence ATGAAATTAATAGACCAAGATACAAAAAAAATCATGGAAGAGTGCAAATCGCGCGCTCAAGATGCAGGTTTGAATTTCCAAAGCGAAACACTCGAATATATAGTCACAAACCAAGATTTGATTGAACTATCGCCCAAAGGCATGATTCCGACTCTTTACGATTATTGGGTGAACGATGTGGAGGTACTCAAAGGCAAAGGGCAATATAAATTATACCCGCACAATCCGTATGAGACTGTGATTAACTCTCGCCCGGCAATTTCTTACTATAATGACAACAACCCCGATTGGCTGAATATCATGATTTTTTATCATGTGCTCGGTCATGTTGATTTCTTTCAAAATAATATATTTTTCGAGCACACTTGGAATGATGATTTCGTCGGACAAGCTCTCGCCGAGAAAAGATTGATTGCCACTCTCAGGAGCAGTCATGGACGTTGGGTGGATTATATCATAGAATTTTGCAGGGGAATTGACAATTTATCGGGATATTTTACAGATTTATCTCAACAAAATTTCCCCGCTAATATGGAATTGTCCTCCAAATTGAACTATTATTTCGAGGACTTTTTGCAATCCGAAGTTAAGGTAACATCCGGGGAAGTTTATTCGGAAGTGAAGCGTTATAATGATATTTTCGATAAAAATCCCGACCTTGCCGAATCGCTCTTTTTCTCGGGTATCAAATCAAAATATCCCGAATTTGACAGCAAATATGAAAAATCTCAAAAAGTTGACAAGGTAAAACCTACAGATATTCTCGAATTCATTCGTGATAATTCGCCCTATTTGAATCGTGATGAAAATGAATGGATGAAAGCTATCATGAATATCGTTCGGAGCACATCTGTTTACTTTGCGCCACAAATTCGAACAAAAACTATCAATGAGGGTTGGGCAAGTTATTGGCATGACGAATTGTTTATCAAAGACGACAGAATAAAAGGTCATGAATCGGAATATGCAGTTATTAACTCCAAAGTTACTTCAATCAGTCGCATTGGCTATAACCCTTATGCTATAGGGCTGAGATTGTTTCAACATATCGAACAATCTGCCAACAGAGGCAAACTAAATTACAACTACCAGCTAATCAAAGATTATGAGAAACGCGAGAATTATGACCGACAAACGAATTCGGGCAAAAGAGTATTATTTGATATACGTAAGAATTTTACTGATTTTATGTTGATTAATACTTTTGTTGACCAAGAATTTGTTGATGAATATGACCTATTTGTTGTCGGCAAAAGAATGAATAAAAGTCGCGGTACATATGAATATTACGTCAAAAGCCGAAAAGCAACCGATTACAAGCAGATGCTCATTGACAATATGTACCATCCGCCAATAATAAGCGTTGATGTAGCTAAAAGTAATGACAAGACTTTGTACCTCAAACATGCCTTTGAGGGCAAGCAACTTTATAAGCCATATATTTCAGATACATTGTTAGGTATCGAGTATCTTTGGACGGGCGGAATGTACGAAGGCACTGTGATACTCGAAACTACCGACATCTACAAAAAGACTGAAGACACAGACTCGGAAGATAAATTCGAGTTTCGTCCCGTTGTTTATACTATGAAAAATAAAAAATTATCCAAAAGAAATCTTTAG